A window of the Branchiibius hedensis genome harbors these coding sequences:
- a CDS encoding class F sortase → MALGGLAVSVSGCSAPAANVGSSGSAGTVDSAAVPAPTGFSTRSAVRAATSQSCLPVRLVVPSIGIDESVAAMGTNSQGQIYPPPHTTIWYDRSVRPGQDGIAVIAGHVTYDGPDNFYRLNTVKDGAQIQIGCDSGRTLNVTVRRQASISKTALTTDQRVWGASSTPVVTLITCDIASKVVQGHHVNNYVVWATLT, encoded by the coding sequence ATGGCACTTGGCGGCCTGGCGGTGTCGGTTTCGGGCTGCTCGGCTCCGGCGGCGAATGTCGGCAGCAGCGGGTCGGCCGGGACAGTCGACTCGGCCGCCGTGCCGGCCCCGACGGGATTCAGCACACGCTCGGCGGTGCGAGCCGCGACGTCGCAATCGTGCCTGCCTGTGCGATTGGTCGTGCCCTCGATCGGAATCGACGAGAGCGTGGCAGCGATGGGAACCAATAGCCAGGGCCAGATCTACCCGCCGCCGCACACCACTATCTGGTACGACAGGTCCGTGCGACCCGGGCAGGACGGGATCGCTGTCATTGCAGGGCACGTCACGTATGACGGGCCGGACAACTTCTACCGTTTGAACACGGTCAAGGATGGCGCCCAGATCCAGATCGGGTGCGACAGCGGCCGGACGCTGAACGTCACGGTGCGCCGGCAGGCGTCGATCTCCAAAACCGCGCTGACCACCGATCAGCGCGTCTGGGGTGCCAGCAGCACGCCGGTCGTCACGCTGATCACCTGCGATATCGCCAGCAAGGTGGTGCAGGGCCACCACGTCAACAACTACGTGGTGTGGGCGACGTTGACCTGA
- a CDS encoding TrmH family RNA methyltransferase translates to MSGAKTKRPELREQRRRGRHRCWDHLIVAPLWVAYDANLGTLLRTCDAVGGCLAVPRTPHYRQALAKGDTLKGRRPCIHWVAPSKEVWLDEQRAAGKRLVAVELAEGATPLPRLEPARDSTVLLLGHEHHGIPDAVLAQVDECVEIPMIGWGASLNVAVAGSLVAYRLAGLS, encoded by the coding sequence GTGAGCGGCGCCAAGACCAAGCGGCCCGAACTACGCGAACAACGACGACGTGGCCGGCACCGCTGTTGGGACCACCTCATCGTCGCGCCGCTCTGGGTGGCGTACGACGCGAACCTGGGCACCCTGTTGCGTACCTGCGACGCGGTGGGTGGTTGCCTTGCCGTTCCGCGCACACCTCACTACCGACAGGCGCTGGCCAAAGGGGACACGCTCAAGGGCCGTCGCCCGTGCATTCACTGGGTCGCACCGAGCAAAGAAGTATGGCTCGACGAGCAGCGTGCCGCCGGAAAGCGTTTAGTCGCAGTGGAACTCGCAGAAGGCGCGACGCCGCTGCCTCGACTTGAACCTGCCCGCGACAGCACGGTGCTGCTGCTCGGGCACGAGCATCACGGCATTCCCGACGCGGTGCTCGCGCAGGTCGACGAGTGCGTCGAGATCCCGATGATCGGTTGGGGCGCCAGTCTCAACGTTGCGGTCGCCGGCAGTCTGGTGGCGTACCGGCTGGCCGGCCTTTCGTGA
- a CDS encoding AAA family ATPase: MNQAWLDPLPIRRIEADPEAIPDQHWLLHLAPVRQLLSDGLDLPKTTVLVGENGTGKSTILEAVAMAYGLNGEGGSIHATHTTWSSESPLHSWLRLIRGAGAPKWGYFVRAETTHGLFTFLDSTRAGSGTLDPDFPPLSHGQSFGALLDTKRFSGGGFYVLDEPEAGLSFTAQLRLLGQFMEMAGRPNTQLLVATHSPILAALPDAHLIELTDDGMHESAWEDLESVHHYRNFCHGPERYLRHLR, encoded by the coding sequence GTGAACCAGGCGTGGCTGGATCCGCTACCCATCCGGCGCATCGAAGCGGACCCCGAAGCCATTCCGGACCAGCACTGGCTCCTGCACCTTGCCCCTGTCCGGCAGTTGCTGTCCGACGGCTTGGATCTACCCAAGACCACCGTGCTCGTCGGCGAGAACGGCACGGGCAAATCCACCATCCTCGAGGCCGTTGCCATGGCCTACGGCCTGAACGGCGAAGGCGGCTCGATCCACGCCACCCACACGACCTGGTCCAGCGAGTCGCCGCTGCACTCCTGGTTGCGGCTCATCCGCGGCGCCGGAGCACCCAAGTGGGGCTACTTCGTCCGCGCCGAGACGACGCACGGTCTGTTCACCTTCCTGGACTCGACCCGAGCCGGGAGCGGCACTCTGGATCCGGACTTCCCTCCCCTCAGCCACGGCCAGTCGTTCGGGGCGTTGTTGGACACCAAGCGATTCAGCGGTGGCGGGTTCTACGTGCTCGACGAACCGGAGGCCGGGCTGTCCTTCACCGCTCAACTGCGTTTGCTCGGTCAATTCATGGAGATGGCCGGTCGGCCCAACACCCAGTTGCTGGTGGCCACTCACTCGCCGATCCTCGCGGCCCTCCCCGATGCCCACCTGATCGAGCTCACCGACGACGGCATGCATGAATCCGCCTGGGAGGACTTGGAATCCGTGCATCACTACCGCAACTTCTGCCACGGACCGGAGCGCTACCTACGCCATCTGCGGTAG
- a CDS encoding type II toxin-antitoxin system Phd/YefM family antitoxin, protein MRTISQRELRNDNAEIMRAVEAGESFVVTRNGTTIAVVRPISDAEVMAGLPLARAGEPADYRSWPRVKTATDTANVLAELRDER, encoded by the coding sequence ATGCGGACCATCTCTCAGCGCGAACTGCGCAACGACAACGCGGAGATAATGCGTGCTGTGGAGGCCGGCGAGTCTTTCGTGGTCACTCGCAACGGCACGACCATTGCTGTCGTTCGCCCGATCTCTGACGCCGAGGTGATGGCAGGGCTACCGCTGGCACGCGCTGGTGAGCCGGCCGACTACCGGTCATGGCCACGGGTGAAGACCGCGACCGACACGGCGAACGTCCTTGCGGAACTTCGTGATGAGCGATGA
- a CDS encoding type II toxin-antitoxin system VapC family toxin yields MKLLVEEAESTVLAGEIADRRVRLEACRLLETEMRRAAIRLGSLSQEMVSDFLRTIDLYDVPPSLHRTAGLLPGVHLRSLDALHLAAATTLDVDAVCTYHDRLAASASEVGIRVVAPR; encoded by the coding sequence TTGAAGCTGCTGGTCGAGGAAGCGGAATCGACCGTGTTGGCGGGGGAAATCGCCGATCGGCGCGTTCGACTCGAAGCCTGCCGTCTGCTGGAGACGGAGATGCGGCGCGCGGCTATCCGCTTGGGGTCGCTTTCCCAGGAGATGGTCTCGGACTTCCTGCGCACCATTGATCTGTACGACGTCCCGCCATCGCTCCACCGGACCGCGGGACTGCTGCCCGGAGTCCACCTGCGGTCACTCGACGCGCTGCACCTTGCGGCCGCCACCACGCTCGATGTCGACGCGGTGTGCACGTACCACGACCGGCTGGCGGCTTCTGCTTCCGAGGTTGGGATCCGCGTCGTCGCTCCGCGGTGA
- a CDS encoding DUF1330 domain-containing protein — translation MSAYWISTYLEVLDESKMAAYAALAGPAITAAGGTFLARGEAAAAWEAGKPMRSVVIEFDSVEAAIAAHDSPAYQEALAALDGGVVRDLRIIPGV, via the coding sequence GTGAGCGCTTATTGGATCAGCACCTACCTCGAAGTCCTCGACGAGAGCAAGATGGCGGCGTACGCAGCACTCGCCGGCCCCGCTATCACCGCGGCGGGCGGCACGTTCCTCGCCCGAGGTGAGGCGGCTGCCGCCTGGGAGGCGGGTAAGCCGATGCGATCGGTGGTGATCGAGTTCGACAGTGTGGAGGCAGCCATTGCTGCCCATGACAGCCCCGCCTACCAGGAGGCGCTCGCTGCTCTCGACGGCGGCGTCGTGCGCGACCTGCGAATCATCCCGGGCGTCTAA
- a CDS encoding ArsR/SmtB family transcription factor encodes MTSTPASAPRVLAVRPRSRGLVERCCELQAALGFPARMKMIKVLGSHQDSPLSVSEVAAALRISQPTATKHLKILHRAGWVHRDEAGPRVHYTLNLETVEEYHRLIELAFKHALTPCVNSFDCDTCPFEATCH; translated from the coding sequence GTGACATCGACCCCGGCCAGCGCTCCCCGGGTGCTGGCCGTCCGGCCCCGGTCGCGCGGACTGGTGGAGCGTTGCTGCGAACTCCAGGCCGCGCTGGGCTTTCCTGCGCGCATGAAGATGATCAAAGTCCTCGGCTCGCACCAGGACTCACCGCTGTCGGTCAGCGAGGTCGCCGCGGCGTTGCGGATCAGTCAGCCGACCGCCACCAAGCACCTGAAGATCCTGCACCGGGCCGGCTGGGTGCATCGCGACGAAGCCGGCCCGCGGGTGCACTACACGCTGAATCTGGAGACCGTGGAGGAGTATCACCGGCTCATCGAGTTGGCGTTCAAGCACGCATTGACCCCGTGTGTGAACTCCTTCGATTGCGACACGTGCCCGTTCGAGGCGACCTGTCACTGA
- a CDS encoding FAD-binding protein — protein MIHDAVVVGAGSAGLSCAHTLQEGGADYALVSENLGGRICYSQKEGVNFGAYFVMANYHHAEKLVTRRTWINPLSCRFHDGNGHSFATLSGHTFLRQPGLAVFAAVMTRFIRHYDRFKKNCEFMSQREAMAVDPYIAELFAQPAAEFIAEHHLGKVAEDYVSKFSYACTGVDLDSITALDFLNVCQGLVVPIHRFEFDEVVEAARLGEHFHRGTVVTHSLDAGVHTVTLADGSTLQARNVVFATPAAVTAKFLDLGELRQTCQLYVEHVSGTLKPGLDTEEMNLFPPTSPVIFTARQDDGSYLVYSREPKIDLPALFADFEVIGRKAWDKAMYVTGRAYVEQQYGDSTYVAGDHNGLGLEPAAISGVYAAHQILKKKA, from the coding sequence ATGATCCACGACGCCGTTGTCGTTGGTGCCGGTAGCGCCGGCCTGAGTTGTGCGCACACGCTTCAGGAGGGCGGGGCCGACTACGCCCTCGTCTCCGAGAACCTGGGCGGGCGCATCTGCTACAGCCAGAAGGAGGGGGTGAATTTTGGCGCCTACTTCGTGATGGCGAACTATCACCACGCGGAGAAGTTGGTCACTCGCCGTACCTGGATCAATCCGTTGTCCTGTCGGTTCCACGACGGCAACGGTCACTCGTTCGCGACCCTGAGCGGCCACACGTTCCTTCGCCAGCCCGGTCTGGCGGTGTTCGCTGCGGTGATGACGCGCTTCATCCGGCACTACGACCGGTTCAAGAAGAACTGCGAGTTCATGTCGCAGCGCGAAGCGATGGCCGTCGATCCCTACATCGCCGAACTGTTCGCGCAGCCGGCCGCCGAGTTCATCGCCGAACACCACCTGGGGAAGGTCGCCGAGGACTACGTCTCGAAGTTCTCCTACGCCTGCACGGGAGTTGACCTGGACTCGATCACCGCCCTGGACTTCTTGAACGTCTGCCAAGGGTTGGTCGTGCCGATCCACCGGTTCGAATTCGATGAAGTGGTCGAGGCCGCCCGCCTGGGTGAGCACTTCCACCGCGGCACCGTCGTGACGCACTCACTCGACGCCGGTGTCCACACAGTCACCCTGGCCGACGGCAGCACCCTCCAGGCCCGCAACGTCGTCTTCGCCACACCGGCCGCGGTGACGGCGAAGTTCCTGGATCTGGGCGAGTTGCGCCAGACCTGCCAGCTGTACGTGGAGCACGTCTCCGGCACGCTCAAGCCGGGCCTGGACACCGAAGAGATGAACCTGTTCCCGCCGACGTCCCCGGTGATCTTCACCGCCCGGCAGGACGATGGCAGCTACCTGGTCTACAGCCGCGAACCGAAGATCGACCTGCCGGCGCTGTTCGCCGACTTCGAGGTGATCGGCCGCAAGGCGTGGGACAAGGCGATGTACGTCACCGGCCGTGCATACGTCGAGCAGCAGTACGGCGACAGCACCTACGTCGCTGGTGACCACAACGGGCTGGGCCTGGAGCCTGCCGCCATCTCCGGGGTCTACGCGGCCCACCAGATTCTCAAGAAGAAGGCCTGA
- a CDS encoding NADP-dependent oxidoreductase produces the protein MRAVAYDEYGRLDVLTTRELPDPKVGPGELLVEVRTAGVNPVDWKLMSGGLDAMMEATFPIVPGWDVAGVVRATGPDTPEFEVGDEILAYARKDWVHGGTFAELVTVPVRAAARKPTDLPWNVAGALPLTGLTALRTLRALRVGEGDTLLIHGAAGGVGRIAVQLARLLGATVIGTASTTNHDRLLGLGATPVTYGEGLADRVRELAPDGVSAVADFVGGNLDDTLAVLADGGRHASVADPSVEQHGGHWIWVRPDAAELQWLADLAGHGELTVDIAGTYELDQVAEAFARSQEGHVAGKLVIVVSEDS, from the coding sequence ATGCGCGCGGTTGCTTACGACGAATACGGACGTCTCGACGTACTCACCACTCGGGAGCTGCCCGACCCCAAAGTCGGGCCGGGTGAGCTGTTGGTCGAGGTGCGCACCGCGGGGGTGAACCCGGTCGACTGGAAGCTGATGTCCGGCGGTCTGGACGCGATGATGGAGGCGACCTTCCCGATCGTGCCCGGCTGGGACGTCGCGGGCGTCGTGCGCGCCACCGGCCCGGACACCCCGGAGTTCGAGGTGGGCGATGAGATCCTGGCGTACGCGCGCAAGGACTGGGTGCACGGCGGGACGTTCGCTGAGTTGGTCACCGTCCCCGTTCGCGCCGCCGCGCGCAAACCCACGGACCTGCCGTGGAACGTGGCCGGGGCGCTACCGCTCACCGGCCTGACCGCGTTGCGGACGTTGCGCGCGCTGCGCGTCGGCGAAGGTGACACCCTCCTCATCCACGGCGCGGCGGGTGGCGTCGGCCGGATCGCCGTACAACTGGCCCGACTCCTGGGCGCCACCGTGATCGGCACCGCGTCGACCACCAACCACGACCGCTTGCTCGGCCTTGGAGCCACCCCCGTCACGTACGGCGAGGGGTTGGCTGACCGAGTCCGCGAGCTCGCGCCGGACGGAGTGAGCGCCGTCGCCGACTTCGTCGGCGGGAATCTCGACGACACATTGGCGGTCCTGGCCGACGGTGGCCGGCACGCATCGGTCGCTGACCCCTCGGTCGAGCAGCACGGCGGTCACTGGATCTGGGTGCGCCCGGACGCGGCCGAGTTGCAGTGGCTGGCCGATCTCGCCGGACACGGCGAACTAACCGTCGACATCGCCGGCACCTACGAATTGGACCAGGTGGCAGAGGCTTTCGCCCGCAGCCAGGAAGGTCACGTCGCCGGCAAACTGGTGATCGTGGTCAGCGAAGACAGCTAG
- a CDS encoding Cmx/CmrA family chloramphenicol efflux MFS transporter, translating into MTRERLPLGVYALTLTIFCLGTSEFMIAGLLPQMAADLHTSIPAVGNLISAFAIGMLVGAPVMTLLTLRLPRRVTLLAASTVFGLAHLIPVFSHSYPVILGSRVLAAVAAATFWAVSAVTVVTLVRSDQIARGMAALLGGMTLANIAGVPLGTFLGNQFGWRATFLCIGIAALLATIVTRIAVPETGEHTTDSLATVAKRELRVIRKPRLLLALATIAAFQAAVFCTFSYLAPLLTDVSGLPESVVPAVLLGFGVGSFIGLNLGGRYADRNLLANVLISLVALAVSLLVLRASASHSTLVVAAVVLFGITGFSIASAINARVFVHAAEAPTMASAFNVTAFNVGNAVGPWLGGLVITAGLGLTAPIYASVGLSVLAFALALCSWRLEREPTPAIECVPVTCDLA; encoded by the coding sequence ATGACCCGCGAGCGCCTACCCCTGGGTGTCTACGCACTGACCCTGACGATCTTCTGCCTCGGGACCTCCGAGTTCATGATCGCCGGCCTACTCCCCCAGATGGCCGCGGACCTGCACACCAGCATCCCGGCGGTCGGCAACCTGATCAGCGCCTTCGCCATCGGCATGCTCGTCGGTGCGCCGGTCATGACACTGCTGACCCTGCGTCTGCCGCGCCGAGTGACGCTGCTGGCTGCATCCACCGTGTTCGGTCTCGCCCATCTCATCCCGGTGTTCAGCCACTCCTACCCGGTGATCCTCGGCTCGCGCGTCCTGGCCGCAGTCGCCGCCGCCACCTTCTGGGCGGTCAGCGCCGTGACCGTCGTGACCCTGGTCCGCAGCGACCAGATCGCCCGCGGGATGGCGGCCCTGCTGGGTGGCATGACCCTGGCCAACATCGCCGGCGTACCCCTCGGCACCTTCCTTGGCAACCAATTCGGCTGGCGCGCAACCTTTTTGTGCATCGGCATCGCCGCCCTACTCGCGACGATCGTCACCCGCATCGCCGTCCCCGAGACCGGCGAGCACACCACCGACTCGCTGGCCACCGTCGCGAAGAGGGAACTGCGGGTCATCCGCAAACCCCGCCTCCTGCTCGCCCTGGCGACCATCGCTGCCTTCCAGGCCGCCGTGTTCTGCACGTTCTCCTACCTGGCACCGCTGCTCACCGATGTCTCCGGCCTGCCCGAATCCGTCGTCCCCGCAGTACTTCTCGGCTTCGGTGTCGGTTCGTTCATCGGCTTGAACCTGGGCGGCCGGTACGCCGATCGCAACCTCCTCGCCAACGTCCTGATCTCCCTGGTCGCCCTGGCCGTGTCCCTGCTGGTGCTGCGAGCCAGCGCCAGTCACAGCACCCTGGTCGTGGCGGCGGTGGTCCTCTTCGGGATCACCGGCTTCTCGATCGCCTCCGCGATCAACGCGCGCGTCTTCGTGCATGCAGCCGAGGCACCGACCATGGCCTCGGCGTTCAACGTCACGGCCTTCAACGTCGGGAACGCCGTGGGCCCGTGGCTCGGCGGCCTGGTGATCACCGCGGGACTGGGCCTGACCGCGCCCATCTACGCATCGGTCGGCCTCTCCGTGCTGGCCTTCGCACTGGCCTTGTGCTCGTGGCGGCTGGAGCGCGAACCCACCCCGGCCATCGAGTGTGTGCCGGTGACTTGCGACCTGGCCTGA
- a CDS encoding TetR/AcrR family transcriptional regulator, giving the protein MARPCSFDRAAVLDATVDQFWTTGYTATSTDDLCACADLSRSSLYNSFGGKRDVYLASLQRYIDERVADRERTLQRPESGRDLLRATLRKVIGIQYADPSHRVCFGIHACVELGTSDPQIGKVLADNATAFDRTIEQILTRGIDDGSIAPTDAHALARVIHAALDGLQVRARITKSRKHIEADIDTLMRLIP; this is encoded by the coding sequence ATGGCCCGCCCCTGCTCCTTCGACCGCGCCGCCGTGCTTGACGCCACCGTCGATCAGTTCTGGACGACCGGCTACACCGCGACCTCGACCGACGACCTGTGCGCGTGCGCCGACCTGTCCCGCAGCAGTCTCTACAACAGCTTCGGCGGCAAACGTGACGTCTACCTGGCGTCCCTGCAGCGCTACATCGACGAGCGCGTGGCCGACCGCGAGCGGACTCTCCAGCGCCCCGAGAGTGGCCGTGACCTCTTGCGCGCCACCTTGCGCAAGGTGATCGGGATCCAGTACGCCGACCCAAGCCATCGGGTGTGTTTCGGCATCCATGCGTGTGTGGAGTTGGGTACCTCGGACCCGCAGATCGGCAAGGTGCTGGCCGACAATGCGACCGCGTTCGACAGGACGATCGAGCAGATCCTGACCCGCGGCATCGATGACGGCTCGATCGCCCCCACCGACGCCCACGCCCTCGCCCGCGTCATCCACGCTGCGCTTGACGGCCTCCAGGTCAGGGCCCGAATCACCAAGTCCCGCAAGCACATCGAAGCTGACATCGACACCCTGATGAGGTTGATCCCATGA
- a CDS encoding DUF222 domain-containing protein — MVGLVEAISALEAAVIAVPSDWSAFDGAVVRDLNVQLLRVESRLAAVRLAAVRRLDELDIARTEGATSTGALLARSHGGDRAGQERFVRLAQSLTRSGAAETESLLAAAELTTAQAEVIARSLVALPQEATDTDRRRAEKVMLEAAGRLRLPDLRRRGERLADTMRSQEQADAEFDEQLERRERTARERASLRLWDDPDGVVCHGRFTIPKAQADMLRAVLQGFSAPRRKHLKSSTTVGSGLPFTPEHRDGVALTDLLSRIPTDRLPQHGGAASTVAVMIDLESLTGELRRSGSLLGSATPLSASQIRLMACGATILPVVLGGSSAPLDLGRGQRLFSKAQRLALAARDGGCTFPTCDRPPGWTEVHHINAWARGGRTDVDNGALVCPVHHHLIDTQGWELRVRGGRVEYRKPGASDWLVNERYRPGDRAGAAAGDPSEDGRFASGRTSACAKRGERSVTVRVADVFDVFDVFDGADDLTGRAPALEMVRAGCLRVAAGSGADRGGGAGRWRPARGPPPGPRRWEGRGCASVRRVILEHALLPVVPGQEAAFEVAFEQARPLISGQPGFVSLRLARSAETPSHYVLLVEWESVEAHTEGFRRSPEYLQWKELLHHFYDPFPVVEHFTDVP, encoded by the coding sequence ATGGTCGGTCTGGTTGAGGCGATTTCGGCGCTCGAAGCTGCCGTCATCGCGGTGCCCTCGGATTGGTCAGCTTTTGACGGGGCCGTCGTGCGGGACCTCAACGTGCAGCTTCTCCGCGTCGAATCCCGCCTGGCCGCAGTGCGATTGGCCGCCGTACGCCGATTGGACGAGTTGGATATCGCCCGCACCGAGGGTGCGACCTCGACAGGTGCCCTGTTGGCTCGCAGTCACGGTGGTGACCGGGCCGGGCAGGAGCGCTTCGTGCGGTTGGCCCAATCCTTGACCCGGTCGGGTGCGGCGGAGACCGAGTCGCTCTTGGCCGCCGCGGAACTGACCACGGCCCAGGCGGAGGTGATCGCCCGGTCGTTGGTGGCGCTGCCACAGGAGGCGACCGACACCGATCGGCGCCGCGCCGAGAAGGTGATGTTGGAGGCGGCTGGTCGGCTCCGGTTGCCCGACCTGCGGCGCCGGGGTGAGCGACTGGCCGACACGATGCGCAGTCAGGAGCAGGCCGACGCGGAGTTCGACGAGCAACTGGAGCGACGGGAGCGCACGGCCCGGGAGCGGGCGTCGTTGAGGCTGTGGGACGACCCGGATGGCGTCGTCTGTCACGGCAGGTTCACCATCCCGAAGGCGCAAGCGGACATGCTTCGGGCTGTCCTGCAGGGGTTTTCGGCGCCGAGGCGCAAGCACCTGAAGTCATCGACGACGGTGGGTAGCGGCCTGCCATTCACTCCCGAGCATCGTGACGGTGTCGCTCTCACGGATCTGCTGTCCCGGATCCCCACCGATCGGCTGCCTCAGCACGGCGGCGCTGCCTCCACGGTCGCGGTGATGATCGATCTGGAATCGTTGACCGGCGAACTGCGGCGCTCAGGCAGCCTGCTGGGATCCGCAACTCCGCTGTCGGCCAGCCAGATCCGATTGATGGCGTGCGGCGCGACCATCCTTCCGGTTGTCCTCGGTGGTTCGTCGGCCCCGTTGGATCTGGGCCGTGGCCAGCGGTTGTTCAGCAAAGCGCAGCGGCTGGCGTTGGCGGCCCGGGACGGCGGTTGCACGTTCCCCACCTGCGATCGGCCGCCGGGGTGGACCGAGGTGCATCACATCAACGCGTGGGCGCGGGGCGGGCGTACGGACGTGGATAACGGCGCGTTGGTCTGCCCGGTCCATCACCACCTGATCGACACGCAGGGCTGGGAGTTGCGGGTGCGGGGCGGGCGCGTCGAGTACCGCAAACCGGGTGCCAGCGACTGGTTGGTTAATGAGCGATACCGGCCTGGTGATCGGGCGGGCGCGGCTGCGGGAGATCCGTCGGAGGACGGCCGGTTTGCGTCGGGTAGGACCTCGGCGTGTGCCAAGCGAGGCGAGCGTTCAGTCACGGTGCGGGTGGCCGACGTCTTCGACGTCTTCGACGTCTTCGACGGCGCAGACGACCTCACGGGCCGCGCTCCGGCACTCGAGATGGTGCGGGCCGGCTGTTTGAGAGTGGCGGCTGGGTCCGGCGCGGATCGTGGTGGCGGTGCCGGACGGTGGCGTCCTGCGCGGGGACCGCCGCCTGGACCCCGTCGGTGGGAAGGCCGCGGCTGCGCTAGCGTGCGCCGAGTGATCCTCGAACACGCCCTTCTTCCCGTCGTGCCCGGTCAGGAGGCGGCCTTTGAGGTGGCCTTCGAACAGGCCCGGCCGTTGATCAGCGGCCAGCCGGGTTTCGTCTCACTGCGACTGGCCCGGAGCGCCGAAACGCCCTCCCACTACGTGTTGCTCGTGGAGTGGGAGAGCGTTGAGGCGCACACCGAGGGATTTCGCCGGTCACCGGAGTATCTGCAGTGGAAAGAACTGCTGCACCACTTCTACGACCCGTTCCCGGTGGTCGAGCACTTCACCGACGTGCCCTGA
- a CDS encoding MDR family MFS transporter produces MTSAAVDNAAEPDATASQRRGVLLVFAGLMIAMLLASLDQTIFSTALPTIVGELNGVDHMLWVTTAYILASTIMMPVYGKLGDLIGRKNIFIAAITLFMAGSVIGGLAGTMTWLIIGRAVQGLGGGGLMILAMAIIADVVPARQRGRYMGIMGGVFAFASVAGPLLGGYFTEGPGWRWAFWMNIPLGLLAIAAAVFFLHPHTATADRPKLDVAGTTLLAVASASLVLTSVWGGTTYAWDSAQIIGLIAVTIAAAVGFVFVERRVDEPVMPLHLFRERNFVLTTVAGLLIGIAMFGAMAYLPTYLQMVTGSSATKAGLLMIPMMAGVLITSTVVGQVVSRTGRYKVYPIVGAIVVGVALWLMSTMTADTSIVVICSYLAVMGIGLGLSMQILVLIVQNTFPAREVGTATASNNYFRQIGASLGSAIVGTVFANRLAELLSGLSSTGSGASANSLTPDLVKTLPESVQHVIVSAYSDALTPVFFYLVPLMVLAAALLGFVHEKPLATTIEHEAAEPLEVAAVMAD; encoded by the coding sequence ATGACATCCGCTGCTGTTGACAACGCAGCCGAACCCGACGCCACTGCCTCGCAGCGCCGCGGCGTCCTGCTCGTCTTCGCCGGTCTGATGATCGCGATGCTGCTGGCATCGCTGGACCAGACCATTTTCAGCACCGCGCTGCCGACCATCGTCGGTGAGCTCAACGGTGTCGACCACATGCTGTGGGTGACCACGGCCTACATCCTGGCCTCGACGATCATGATGCCGGTCTACGGCAAACTCGGTGATCTGATCGGCCGCAAGAACATCTTCATCGCCGCGATCACCCTCTTCATGGCCGGTTCGGTCATCGGTGGCCTGGCCGGGACCATGACCTGGCTGATCATCGGTCGCGCCGTCCAGGGCCTCGGCGGTGGTGGACTGATGATCCTGGCGATGGCGATCATCGCCGACGTCGTGCCCGCCCGGCAGCGCGGTCGCTACATGGGCATCATGGGCGGGGTCTTCGCGTTCGCCTCGGTCGCCGGCCCCCTCCTGGGCGGCTACTTCACCGAGGGTCCCGGTTGGCGCTGGGCGTTCTGGATGAACATCCCGCTCGGCCTGCTGGCTATCGCGGCCGCAGTCTTCTTCCTGCACCCGCACACCGCCACGGCCGACCGTCCGAAGCTGGACGTTGCGGGCACCACGCTGCTTGCTGTTGCGTCCGCGTCGCTGGTGCTCACCTCGGTGTGGGGCGGTACGACGTACGCCTGGGATTCTGCTCAGATCATCGGTCTGATCGCCGTAACCATCGCTGCCGCAGTTGGTTTCGTCTTTGTCGAGCGCCGCGTGGACGAGCCCGTCATGCCGTTGCACCTGTTCCGGGAGCGCAACTTCGTGCTCACCACCGTTGCTGGTCTCTTGATCGGGATTGCGATGTTCGGCGCCATGGCCTACCTACCGACGTACCTGCAGATGGTCACCGGCTCCAGCGCCACCAAGGCGGGGCTGTTGATGATCCCGATGATGGCCGGCGTCCTGATCACCTCGACCGTCGTCGGTCAGGTGGTCAGCCGCACGGGTCGCTACAAGGTCTACCCGATCGTCGGCGCCATCGTCGTCGGCGTCGCGCTCTGGCTGATGTCCACGATGACCGCGGACACTTCGATCGTCGTGATCTGCAGCTACTTGGCCGTCATGGGCATCGGGCTGGGTCTGTCGATGCAGATCCTGGTACTCATCGTGCAGAACACCTTCCCGGCTCGCGAGGTCGGCACGGCGACCGCGTCGAACAACTACTTCCGCCAGATCGGTGCCTCCCTCGGATCCGCCATCGTCGGAACGGTCTTCGCCAACCGGCTCGCCGAACTGCTCTCCGGTCTGTCCTCCACCGGCAGCGGCGCCTCGGCCAACTCGCTGACGCCGGATCTGGTCAAGACGCTCCCGGAGTCGGTGCAGCACGTGATCGTGTCGGCCTACAGCGACGCCCTCACACCGGTGTTCTTCTACCTGGTGCCGCTGATGGTGCTGGCCGCCGCCCTTCTCGGATTCGTCCACGAGAAGCCGCTGGCCACCACGATCGAGCACGAAGCAGCCGAACCCCTCGAGGTAGCCGCCGTCATGGCCGACTAG